The Novibacillus thermophilus genome segment TGGACTGTTCGCCATTAGTCTGTCGTTACTGTATTTGATCGGATGGGTGCTTCGCTTTGAAAGCACGGAATCCATGATGCAGGCAGCCGTCATTTTCATCGTGTGGTTGATATGCTTCATCTTACTCGCAAGTCTTCAAGGACATATTGTGAAAAAAATGAGAGGGGTCCATCAGGGCGGGCAGCTACTGATTCTGAAATTGTTAAATTTCCCCAAAAGAGAGTTAGATGAAAGTGAAGTACGTGTGGTGCATCGTGCAGCCTTTCGCACACGTTCACTCATGACGTGGATATTCTTCATCTCAATTCTCATCAGTTTGTACTTTGGACAATTGTTTGCTTTTCTTGTTCTAGCAGCGATCTGGATGGTTCACTTCGGGCACTTTCACTATGTCATTCTTAAGCAGAAAAATTAATCAATAACTGCGGCCATCGGCCTAAATCGTTAGACTACAGAAATTAGAGAGGATCAAAAAAATGTGTAAGCATTCGGTGAATATTAAACCGTTGAGTCAAAGAGAAAAGGAAGTCGCGATATTAATAGCCAAAGGGTATACAAACCAAGAGATTGCAGAGAAGTTGTACGTCAGTAGACGACGAATAGTAGACATTGTGATCTCGATCAAAAAAAAGTGGCAGGTTAAAACAAGAGTAGAAATTGGTATCATTTGCTATCACCTTGGGTACATCGAACTGAAACAAGATGTTAAGGAGACAAATCGTGTTGAGTAGACTTCCCTACATTGAACAAATGGAGCACAGTGAGTGTGGCTTAGCGTGTTTAGCGATGATTTGTGGTTATTACAAAAAACACGTGACACTGACTGAGTTAAGAGAAGAGTTTGGAGTATCCAAAAGTGGAATGTCTTTATTCCACCTCAAAAAAATTAGTGAAAAATTAGATTTTGACGTCAAGGCGTATAGAGGGGATATCACAACTGTCTCGAAAAGCGCCTTGCCGGTAATCGTCTTTTGGGAACAGAGACATTACGTTGTCCTTGAAAAGATGACAAAAAAGTACCTCTACATCGTTGACCCTGCTTCTGGAAGAAGGCGACTCACCATCGATGAGTTTAACACATCGTACTCTGGAATTTTTCTTTCGCTAAAACCGAATGCACATTGGCGAAAGAGAAAGAAACAGTCGAGTTGGGGTTTTTACATTAAACATGCGTTTAAACAACCAAAATGGATCGTGCTCGTGCTCTTGTTTTCCACTTTATTGCAAGGCTTGGGTATTTTGAACCCGATGCTGACTCAATGGATTACGGATGAAGTGTTAGTTCCGAAAAACGTTTCCTTCATTTCTATATTAGGGTATGCCGTGTTCATGCTGTACCTGTTTTACAATCTGAATTTAATGGCTAGGGGATATGTGGTCACCAAGTTGCAAAAGCATATGGATCACGCCCTCATGTCCCATTTTACGCAACACTTGTTTAAACTCCCGTATCAATTTTTTGAGAACCGCTCAAGCGGTGATCTGTTGTTTCGGGCAAATTCAAATACGTTCATTCGCTCTGTTTTTTCGAACCGCTTAATTTCACTCATGATAGATTGCATGCTGCTGTTTTTTTATGCAGCCTTGCTCGTTTGGTATATCCCCTCTATGGGAATATTTGTGATCTTAAGTGGTGTCGTTTGCTTTGTGATTCTTTTGTTAAGCACATCTATCACACAGAGATTGACCTCCAAAGAAGTGGAGGCGCAAGCCAAAGTACAGAGTATTACAGCTGAAAATATTCACAATATTTGCGACATTAAAGTGATGGGGCTAGAACGCGCATCTTACGACACATGGGAAAAAAACTTTATGCAACAGTTGGTTGCAACTGAGAAAAGGAATTTATGGGATACGTTTCTGAATGTTATTTCGTCAGGATATCAGTTTATTTTGCCTGTTTTTTTGCTTTGGATGGGAAGCTCCCGCGTCATTGAAGGGAGCGTAAGCTTAGGCACATTGGTTGCGTTTAGTAATTTGGCGTCTTCGTTCATGGCGCCGATCGTTTCTATCGGAACGGCTTATAACGAAGTGATTTTGGTGAATAACTACATCAAAAGAATTAAAGACGTAGTGGACAGTCGAGCGGAAGGTTCAAAACAAAACGTCTCGCTTCAAAAACTACGTGGCAAAATTGAGATCAAAAATGTAGATTTTCGATACAGTCCGTATGATGAATACGTCCTTAAAAATGTGACACTGACGATTCATCCAGGTGAAAAGGTGGCCATTGTCGGTTCTTCTGGATCGGGAAAGAGCACACTAGCAAAGCTGATTCTCGGGTTGTACCGTGCAACGAACGGTGAAGTGTACATAGACGACTACCCGTTAAGTGATTACGACTTGAAGTCCGTTCGGCGGGAAATCGGAACAGTGTTACAAGAGACTCGGCTATTCAACACAACGATCTATGACAATATTGTGATGAATCAGCCGGGTTTGTCGATTGAACAAGCAGTGAATGCTGCCAAGATGGCGGAAATTCATGACGAGATTATGAAACTCCCTTTAGGATACTATACCGTTGTGTCCGAAAATGGGATTAATTTTTCGGGTGGACAGCGTCAACGTTTATTAATCGCAAGGGCGCTCGTAACGGAACCTTCTATTCTTATTCTCGATGAAGCGACGAGCTCTCTAGATTCCGTAACCGAAAAAAAGATTATGGAGCGATTGCATACCCTTGAATGTACGCGTGTCATGATCGCCCATCGCCTCAGCACAATCAAGAATGCGGATCGAATACTTGTGATGCACAAGGGAACGATTGTGGAGCAAGGAGATCACCTTTCGCTCTATCAAAAGGGAGGTCACTACTATCACTTATACACCCAGCAACTAGAGAGAGCAGACGAGAATTCGCCTTTAATCAGGTAGAGTAACAAATCGTGAACAACATTTCCCTTTAGGGAACTATAAAAAAAATATAATCCTAATATAATAGTTGTTGGTAGAAAAATAAAGAAATTAACGCAAGGAGGGAAAAGGTGTGAATCGTAACGACTTGGTCAAGGCTTGGAAAGATCCGAGTTATCGTGAGCGGGCAGGAGTGTCCATCTCGCACCCCGCTGGAGAGGTATTAACCGAAATAAGCGATGAAGAATTAATGAGAGTTAATGGCGGGGCAGGAGTGGAGCCACAAGCTACCCCTACTACAGTGTCTTCCGCCTGGTGTGTTTCAGCTGGAATAGGCACGGGGCTTCTGCTCACATTCACTGTGTGCAAAAATTAAGGTCAAAGGAGGATGTGTCGAATGAGTGAACAGCTTGTGAGAGCTTGGAAAGATCCTGATTATCGCGAGACAGTTCAACTTAACGTTGCGCACCCGTCTGGAGAAGCGTTAACGGAAATCAGCGACGATGAGCTCATGCGGATCAACGGAGGAGCTGATGACGCCCAAGCTGCTGCTGTCACCCCAACACCTCTCACTAGCTCCATGCCGTGTACAGTCGGAATCGGAATCGGAACTGTCATTTACTCCGTCATGAAATGTTAACAGAACGATCGAGTGAGACGAGCTATATGCGGTACGTATGTAGCTCGTCCATTTTCGGTTGGGGGTTTTTAATTGGAAGGATTGAAAAGTTTAGAAGCAGAAGTCGTCAGAGGCTTGTTTATGGCGGAGAGAAAGCAATCACTCAATTTAAATGATGAATGCCGCCATATGTCAGAAGAAAAGGCCGACTCATCTGCGGAAGCCGTTCGCAAATGGAAAACAAAAGCTCTTTTCAAAGACGAGGCAAGATGGAACAAGAAACTAGCGGTAGAAGGGTTGACAGTCGAAGAGTTTTCAGCTCTTCTCGTGGACAATCACAAAAAGATCAAAGAATTTCCCCGATGGTTCCGAATCTTTAAAGAGTGTATGTCACAAACGGACGATATTGCAGATGATGAGGTTCCGACGTCGATGTCCATCGCTGTGCGACCGTTTTTGCAGTGGGCTCAAAATAAGCTGAACCAAGCGTTGAACGCGTGTAGCGATTCTATGATCAACAAAGAAAAAGTCCTCCATTCAATGATAGAAAGTCTGGGGAAGTACCTCGTTGAGCTTTCCAGTCGCGCACTCGTTCTCGAATTAAACGTCGCCCGCGTTTTAAATGAGTTGGAAGGCGATTCCGAAGAGGATCGCTATGCTTCGTTTATACGTCAATTTTGTAAAAAGCAACACGTGTTACAGTTTTATTTGGAGTACATTGTACTGGCGCGTATCTTGTCTTTACGCACAGACTATTTTGTACACAATATGACTGAACTGATTGAACGGTATAAGGCGGACTGGCCACTGTTAAAGGAAACGTTTCATTTAGATGACTGCACTTTGGTCAAGGTAGAAACGGGTCTAGGAGATTCACACAATAAAGGGAAAAGTGTCGTCAATCTCCAATTTGAATCGGGTCAAACTCTCGTATACAAACCGAAGCGGATGGATATTAATGAGCAGGTGTTTGACCTGTATAAATGGTTTAACGAACGCGGTTTTAGGCCGAAGCTTACAACCTATCCGTTTATTAACAGAGGAGAGTACGGTTGGGAGGCATTTATCAAGCAACAAGCGTGTCAAAGTCAGCGGGAGATTAGAGACTACTACCGGCGTTACGGTGGTTTAATTGCCATCATGTACCTATTTAACGGTACAGATATGCATTATGAGAATATAATTGCGAGCGGTGAAAATCCGTTCATCATTGATTTGGAGACGATTTTCCACAACAGCGACTATCTGTCGCCGCATATCGAAAATGCTGTAGCGAAAGCGAACCGCGAGGTGTTTCAGTCCGTCGTCAGGACAGGATTGTTGCCGACATTAGGCTTTCAAAATGAGGACGGCGTTGGAGTTGAAATCAGCGGTTTAGGCGGTGACAAACAGACGTTGCCCAATC includes the following:
- a CDS encoding DUF3169 family protein encodes the protein MYKGIKFFCRVGFYVMIAWLVVACLMALVLPTEARAEEAERLILPPAVGLFVFGGINAWIYYRLQPHQMRKSHSSEKHVDLRRWEQLFILCAVGLFAISLSLLYLIGWVLRFESTESMMQAAVIFIVWLICFILLASLQGHIVKKMRGVHQGGQLLILKLLNFPKRELDESEVRVVHRAAFRTRSLMTWIFFISILISLYFGQLFAFLVLAAIWMVHFGHFHYVILKQKN
- a CDS encoding response regulator transcription factor, which gives rise to MCKHSVNIKPLSQREKEVAILIAKGYTNQEIAEKLYVSRRRIVDIVISIKKKWQVKTRVEIGIICYHLGYIELKQDVKETNRVE
- a CDS encoding peptidase domain-containing ABC transporter; the encoded protein is MLSRLPYIEQMEHSECGLACLAMICGYYKKHVTLTELREEFGVSKSGMSLFHLKKISEKLDFDVKAYRGDITTVSKSALPVIVFWEQRHYVVLEKMTKKYLYIVDPASGRRRLTIDEFNTSYSGIFLSLKPNAHWRKRKKQSSWGFYIKHAFKQPKWIVLVLLFSTLLQGLGILNPMLTQWITDEVLVPKNVSFISILGYAVFMLYLFYNLNLMARGYVVTKLQKHMDHALMSHFTQHLFKLPYQFFENRSSGDLLFRANSNTFIRSVFSNRLISLMIDCMLLFFYAALLVWYIPSMGIFVILSGVVCFVILLLSTSITQRLTSKEVEAQAKVQSITAENIHNICDIKVMGLERASYDTWEKNFMQQLVATEKRNLWDTFLNVISSGYQFILPVFLLWMGSSRVIEGSVSLGTLVAFSNLASSFMAPIVSIGTAYNEVILVNNYIKRIKDVVDSRAEGSKQNVSLQKLRGKIEIKNVDFRYSPYDEYVLKNVTLTIHPGEKVAIVGSSGSGKSTLAKLILGLYRATNGEVYIDDYPLSDYDLKSVRREIGTVLQETRLFNTTIYDNIVMNQPGLSIEQAVNAAKMAEIHDEIMKLPLGYYTVVSENGINFSGGQRQRLLIARALVTEPSILILDEATSSLDSVTEKKIMERLHTLECTRVMIAHRLSTIKNADRILVMHKGTIVEQGDHLSLYQKGGHYYHLYTQQLERADENSPLIR
- a CDS encoding mersacidin/lichenicidin family type 2 lantibiotic, whose product is MNRNDLVKAWKDPSYRERAGVSISHPAGEVLTEISDEELMRVNGGAGVEPQATPTTVSSAWCVSAGIGTGLLLTFTVCKN
- a CDS encoding mersacidin/lichenicidin family type 2 lantibiotic; this encodes MSEQLVRAWKDPDYRETVQLNVAHPSGEALTEISDDELMRINGGADDAQAAAVTPTPLTSSMPCTVGIGIGTVIYSVMKC